From Cryobacterium sp. GrIS_2_6:
CGAGGGCGATGAACACGTTGATCAGGGGCGGCACGACCATCCGCAGTGCCTGCGGCAGGATCACGAAGGCGAGCGACTGGCCGAAGCCGAGCCCGATGCTCCGGGCGGCCTCGGCCTGGCCGACGTGCACGCCGTTGATCCCGCTACGCACGGCTTCGGCGACGAAAGGCGAGGTGTACACGGTGAGGCCGATCGCGGCGAGCGTGAAGTAGCCGGGCGAGAACTGCAGGTATGGCAGCAGGAACGCGCAGAAGAAGAGAATCAGGGTCAGGGGTGTGTTGCGGATGATCTCGGTGTAGACCGTGGCGAAGCCGCGGAACGAGCCGATGGGCGAGATGCGCAGGCCGGCAACGATCAGTCCGAGAATGAGTGCGCCCACCCCGGAGATGACGAGCAGGCCGAGGGTGTTTCGAAAGCCTTCGAGGAAGACCGGCAGGTTATCGATGACTGCGTCCATGCCTCAACTCCTCTTCTGTGTCTGTGGGTGTCGGTGGGTGCATGCGAACGCGCGGCCGGGCGGATGCCGCAGTGGGCATCCGCCCGGCGTCGTACGGGTTCTAGTAGCGGTTGATGGTCGGCGGGGTGGGGGTGTCGAGGACCTTACCGGCAGTGGCCTCCCAGGCCGCTGCCCAGGTCCCGTCGGTGAAGGAGGCGTCCAGGGTGTCGTTGATGAAGCCGCGGAATTCGGTGTCGTCCTTCTTCAGCCCGATACCGTACGGCTCCTTAGTGAAGGGCTTGCCGACGACCTCGAATTCGCCGGAGTTCTGGTCGGCGAGACCGGCGAGGATGACGTTGTCGGTCGTGACCGCGACGACTTCACCGCTGCGCAGCGGGCCGAGGCAGTTGGAGTAGGTGTCCGTCGCGATCACGTTGCTCGTGTACGCAGCGATGTTCTTCTCCGAGGTCGAGCCGCTCACGGTGCAGACCGGCTTGCCGGTGAGGTCTTCGGGCCCGGTGATCTTGTTCGGGTTCCCGGCGAGCACGAGCAGGTCCTGTCCGGCTTCGTAGTACGGTCCGGCGAAGGAGACGACCTCCTCGCGCTTGTCGTTGATCGTGTAGGTCGCGATGACGATGTCGACCTGGCCGTTCGTGATGAACGGTTCCCGGTTGGCCGAGACGGTCTCGACCCAGCTGATCTTGTCCGCTGCGATGCCGAGTTTGGCCGCAATGAGCTTGCCGATCTCGACGTCGAATCCGACGGGGCCGTTCGGGCCCTTGAGCCCGAACAACGGCTGGTCGAACTTGGTGCCGATGGTGATCTTGCCTGCTTCGGCGAGCTTGGCCATGGTCGTGCCCGGCGCGAACGTCGGGGTGGCGGCGACGGGGGCAGCTGAGGGGGTTGCACCGGAGTCGGTGCAGGCGCTGAGCGTGAGAACGCTCGCGAGGGCAATGGCAGAAATCACTAGACCTTTATTGAGTCGCATGGTGTCCTCCTGGGTGCTGTGTGCGGGGATCGCCGGTCGTGTGACCGGCAAGTACTGCGGGAAGAGGATCCTCAGTGCGCGAGGATCTTCGAAAGGAAGTCTTTGGCGCGGGTGGTCTGCGGGTTGGTGAAGAAACGGTCCGGGGTCGATTCCTCGACGATCTCGCCCTCGGCCATGAAGATGACCCGGTTGGCGGCCCTGCGGGCGAAGCCCATCTCGTGGGTGACCACGATCATGGTCATTCCGTCGTTGGCGAGATCGATCATGACCTCGAGGACCTCGTTGATCATTTCTGGGTCGAGCGCGCTCGTCGGCTCGTCGAGGAGGATGACCTTGGGTTCCATGGCGAGGGCCCGGGCGATTGCCACACGCTGCTGCTGGCCGCCGGAGAGCTGGGCGGGCATCTTGTGGGCCTGGTCGGCGACGCCGACCCGCTCGAGGAGGGCCATCGCCCTGGTCTCGGCATCGGCCTTGGACAGCCCGCGCACCTTGATCGGCCCGAGGGTGACGTTCTGCAGTACGGTCATGTGCGCGAACAGGTTGAAGGCCTGGAAGACCATGCCGACGTCGGCCCGCAGCCGGGCCAGGCCCCTACCCTCTTCGGGAAGGGCCTGCCCGTCGATCGTGATGACGCCGGAGTCGATCGTCTCGAGGCGATTAATCGCCCGGCAGAGCGTGGACTTGCCCGACCCGCTCGGGCCGATGACGACGACGACCTCGCCACGGGTGACGACGGCGTTGATGTTCTTGAGGACGTGCAGCTCGCCGAAGTGCTTGTTGACATCGGTAACGACCACGAGGGGCTCGCCCCGACGCACCGTGATGTTCGACGTAGCCGGCGTGGGATCTGTAGGCTCCATCCAACAAACCTAGAACAGATTCTTAGTTATGCGAACCAAATTTTGCTCGGTTCGCGCGTTCGCCGACGCCGGCCGCCCGCTTCCGGCAGGTCAGCTGCGCTGCGCGAAGGCGCTTTCGTATAGGCAGACGGATGCCGCGGTCGCGAGGTTCATCGACTCGGCGTGGCCGTAGATCGGCACGGTGATCGAGCGGTCGACGAGGGCCAGGTCCTCGTCGGTCAGCCCGCGGGCCTCGTTGCCGAACAACCAGGCCGTCGGCGCGAGAAGGAGTCCCTCGTTGCGGGCGGCGAGCAGGTCGGTGCCCTTGATGTCGGCGGCGAAGATCTGGAGGCCGGCGAAGCGGGCGCGTTCGCGGACGTCGTCGAGGGTGACGCCGACGGCGACAGGCAGGTGGAAGATCGAGCCAGTGGACGAGCGCACGACCTTGGGGTTGTAGAGGTCGACGCTGCGACCGGTGAAGATCACGGCGTCGGCACCGGCGGCATCCGCTGCCCGGATGATCGTGCCGGCGTTGCCCGGGTCACGCACCTCTTCGAGGATGGCGATGAGCTTCGGCTCCTTGGCGAAGATCTCCTTGACCGAGGTCGGGAACTGGTGGCAGACCGCGACGAAGCCCTGCGGGGTGACGGTGTCCGCCATCGTCTCGAGGACCTGTTCGGTGACGAATTCGACGTCGACGCCGGCATCGACGGCAGTTTCGGCGATCTCGGGGTGGCGCTCGAGGGCCGTCGGGGTTGCGTACAGCTCGACGACGAGCTCTGGGCGGAAGTTCAGGGCCTCGGCGACGGCCTGCGGGCCCTCAAGGAGGAACAGCCCGGTCTCGGACCGCGCGGCCCGGTTCGACAGCTTCGCAACGGCCCGCACGCGCGGAGAACGGGGATTATCTAACATACTGCCAGCCTACTTGCCGGGGCTGGAACGGCGCGGATGCCGCGCTGACAGCCGGCCATAGCCATCTCATAGCGCCGGCATAGCTGACCCATGGACGCACTCGGCAAGCTCAAGGGATCAACCTTTGGAGGAGCCATGACCGGCCACATCGTTCCGGGTCACGTGACCCGCCCACCCGTACCCGTGCCGCGCACACCCGGCGCGACCACAGGGTCCAGCACGTCCAGCGGGTCCAGCGCGTCCGGCGCCGCAGCGCCGTCGACGGCGGGTCGCGGACTGATCGCCCGGATCATTCTCGGAGAACGCGCGGACGCCGCCTGGATCCGGCCGTCGTTCTGGGCTCTCCTGATCGTCACAGGCCTGCTCTACCTCTGGAACCTGAGCGAGAGCGGCTGGGCGAACAGCTTCTACGCCGCCGCGGTGCAGGCCGGGTCCAGGAGCTGGACCGCCCTGTTCTTCGGATCTCTCGACTCCTCGAACTTCATCACCGTCGACAAGCCCCCGGCCTCGCTCTGGGTGATGGGGCTCTCGGCGCGGATCTTCGGCTTCTCGAGCTGGAGCGTGCTCGTGCCCCAGGCGCTGATGGGCGTCGCGGCCGTCGCCCTCGTCTTCGCGACCGTGCGGCGCAGCCTGGTGGCCTTCGGCCCACGGCCGGGCGCGGTCGGCGGGCTCGTGGCCGGCGCGGTGCTCGCGTTCACGCCGGCAGCGGCGCTGATGTTCCGCTTCGACAACCCCGATGCGCTCCTGACAGTGCTGATGACGGCTGCCGCGTACTGCGTGGTCCGCGCGCTGCCCGCCGCGAGCTGGCGCTGGCTCGCCCTCGCCGGCGTCGCCCTCGGCTTCGCCTTCCTGACCAAGATGCTCCAGGGCCTCCTCGTGCTGCCGGCCTTCGGCCTCGCCTACCTGCTCCTGGCCGACACGATCGTCTGGCGCCGCCTCGCACACCTCGGCGTCGCCGCGGGGGCCATCGTGGTGTCGGCGGGGTGGTGGGTGCTCGCGGTGGCGGTGTGGCCGGCATCCGCTCGCCCATACATCGGCGGGTCCACGGACAACACCGTGCTCGACCTCGTCTTCGGCTACAACGGCCTCGGCCGGATCTTCGGGGCGACCGCAGGCGGCGGCGGGAACGCGGGCGGCGGCACGACGGCCGCGGGCGGCTCGAGCTTCGGCGGCACGACCGGGCTCAACCGCCTGTTCAGCAGCGAGATGGGCCTCGAGATCTCGTGGCTGCTGCCGACAGCGCTGCTCGCCCTGGTCCTCGGTCTCTGGGCCACCCGGAAGCGGCACCGTACCGACGGCGCCCGCGCTGCTCTCGTGATCTGGGGCGGCTGGCTGCTCGTGACGGGACTCGTCTTCAGCTACATGAGCGGCACCATCCACCCGTACTACACCGTCGCCCTCGCCCCGGCGATCGCGGGCCTCGTCGGCACCGGCGGCGTCGTGCTCTGGCACGGCCGTTCGCACTGGTTCGGCCGACTCGGCCTCGCCGCGATGATCGCGGCCGCCGGCGCCTGGGGCTTCGTGCTCCTATCCGAGAACGCGGGCTGGCTGCCGTGGCTGCGCTGGACACTTCTCGCGGTGACCCTGCTCGGCGCGGCCGGCTTCGTCGTCGGTGCTGCACTGAGCCGGCGCCGCCTCACGACCGTCGCGGTTCTGGTCGGCATGCTCGGCGGCCTCGGCGGGAGCGCGGCATACGCGATCGCGACGGCTTCGGTCGCGCACAACGGCTCGATCCCCTCCGTCGGTTCGGTTTCCTCGTCGAGCGGCATGGGCGGCGGCACGGGTGGCGGCGGGATGGGCGGCGCCCCCACCGGCGACGGCGGCGGAACGAGACCCGATGGCGGCACGGCGCCGGAAGGCGCAGGCGGCACTCCCCCGACGGGAGGCACCGGCGGTCCGGGCGGCTCGGGCACGACCGGAACGACGGGCACCGATACCGGCTCCGGCACGAGCGAAACGGGCACGGATGCCGCGGCGAACGCCGGCGACTCCGGCTCGGCTCCCTCCGGCGCGGGTTCGGATTCCGCGACCTCGTCCGACGTCACCGCCCTGCTCACGGCATCGACGGCCCGCTGGGCCGCGGCGGTCGACGGATCGCAGTCCGCGGCGACGCTCGAACTGGCCACCGGCGTCGCCGTGATGGCGATCGGCGGCTGGAGCAGTGACCCGACGCCGACGCTCGGCGAGTTCCAGGCGTACGTCGCGGCCGGCGACGTCGGCTACTACATCTCCGGAAGCCAGGGCGGCGGCGGCATGGGCGGCGGCGACAGCACAGCGACGGCGATCGCGACCTGGGTGGCCGCGACATACACCGCGACCACGGTCGGCGGCTCGACCGTCTACGACCTCTCGACCCCCGCCACCTGACACCGGGCACGGGCACGCAAAAACGGGAGTGGGCCCTGGGGCCCGCTCCCGTTTTGGGTGATGCGAAGTGCTGGTGGAACGAACTGCTAGCGAACTGAACGGCGCTGAAGCGTGAAGGCTAGGCCTTGACCTTCGGTGCGGACGTGTCGGCGGGCAGTGCTGCCTTGGCGCTCTCGACGATGGCGGCGAAGGTGGCCGCTTCGTTGACCGCGAGGTCGGCGAGGATACGACGGTCGACCTCGATGCCGGCCAGGGCGAGGCCCTGGATGAGGCGGTTGTAGGTCAGGCCGTTCTGGCGGGACGCAGCGTTGATCCGCTGGATCCACAGGCGACGGAAGTCACCCTTGCGTGCACGACGGTCACGGTAGCTGTATGTGAAGGAGTGAGTGAGCTGCTCCTTGGCCTTCGTGACCAAACGGGAGCGCTGGCCGCGGTAACCCTTGGCGCGCTCGAGGATGACGCGGCGGCTCTTGTGAGCATTGACCGCTCTTTTTACTCTTGCCATTTTCTTGTTCCTTTAGGGGTACGGGGTCTAGCGACCGAGAAGCTTCTTGATGACCTTGGCGTCGGCCTTGGCCAACACCTGGTCGTGGTTCAGGCGGGACTTGCGCTGGGTGCTCTTGACCTCGAGGTTGTGGCGCAAACCGGCCTGCTGCTTCATGATCTTGCCGCTGCCGGTTACCTTGAAGCGCTTCTTAGTCCCGGAGTGGGTCTTCATCTTAGGCATTTTTTTCCTCCTGTTTCGCTGCCTTATCAGCAGCTCTATGTGCATTGGCCTCTGCCTTGGCCTCTGATTTGTTCTTCAGTGGGCCAATCACCATGACCATGTTTCGACCGTCGATAGTCGGGCTCGATTCGACCGAACCGAATTCCGCGACATCCTCGGCAAATCTTTGGAGCAGTCGTACGCCCTGATCGGGACGGGACTGTTCACGGCCACGGAAAAGAATCATGGCCTTGACCTTGTCGCCGGCCTTGAGGAAGCCTTCGGCGCGTTTGCGCTTGGTCTCGTAGTCGTGCGTGTCAATCTTGAGGCGGAACCGAACTTCCTTAAGAATGGTGTTCGCCTGGTTGCGCCGGGCCTCCTTGGCCTTCTGCGCAGCCTCGTACTTGAACTTGCCGTAGTCCATGATCTTTGCGACCGGCGGCTTGGAGGTAGGGGCAACCTCGACGAGGTCCAGATCCGCCTCCTGTGCCATGCGCAGTGCGACGTCAATGGCCACGACCCCGATCTGCTCGCCGGCGGGGCCGACAAGACGGACTTCAGGGACGCGGATACGGTCATTTGTACGGGGATCGCTGATGCGTCTCTCCTTCTCTCATGCATCGTGACTACAGCCAGACAACGGATGCCGCCTGGCGACGAAGAGAGGAAAATCGCGTGCGAAATGGTGGAGCGTTATTGCTCAAACTCAGCAATTCAACAAACACTTCGTACGGCACCCTGTCTACCTTCGCGCCACTGTTTCCAGTGCCACGACGGCGGAGTGCAAACAACCCGGTAACCTTTGTGAAGCGGTATGCGCGGGTGGGAGATTATCCACTTTCGTACCGAGATAAATACCTCGGAGCCCGGTCGAGTCTAACAGAGGAATGCAGTGACCAGTAGCACAAGCCAGGATGCCAGCCAGGAAACCCGCGATATCGCCGATGTGGCCGCCGTGGAGATCATCACGACGGCGTGCGTGCACCTGATGAGCGCCGCTGCGGTGAAGTGCGGGCTCGCCGACGACCCCGAAACGCAGATCGACCTCGACGAGGCCCGGAAGCTCATCAACGCCCTCGCCGGGCTAGTAACGGCGGCCGCCCCCGACATCGCCGACATGCACGCGCGGAGCCTGCGCGACGGGCTGCGTTCACTGCAGCTCGCGTTCCGCGAGGCCTCCGCGATCCCGGACCCGATCGGCGCAGGTCCAGGCGAGAAGTACACCGGCCCGGTCAACTAGCCCGACCGTTCCCTGACGCATCCTTCAGGTCTGGCAGCGGGGACACCAGTAGGTGACCCGCTGCTCGAGCTCAGAGCGCCCGAGCGTGCCCTGGCGGATGCGGGTGCCGCAGCGTCGGCACGCGCGGCCGGCGCGGCCGTAGACCCAGGACTGTTCGCCGCGGCGGGCGGAACCCGTGGTGATCCGGTCTGTTCTGCCGCGGTTAGCGACGATCAGCCGGTGCGCGAGGTCGACGAGACCGGCAACATCCGTCACGTCTGCCACCGGCAGGGTGGGCAGCACGCCCCGCAGGAAGCAGAGCTCGTTCACGTACTCATTGCCGAGACCCGCGAGGTTCGCCTGGTCGGCGAGTGCGACCGCGATCGGACGCTCGGGCCGGCCCTCCAGGCGGCGCACGGCCTCGGCGGGGTCCCAGTCGGCGCCGAGCAGGTCGGGGCCGAGGTAGTCGAGCCTGGCGCCTTCCTCCCCGATGGGTAACACCTCGAGCACCCCGAGTCCGAAGCCGACCGCGATCCAGTCAGCCGTCTCGAGCACGGCCCTGGCCTGGAAGGCCGGCCGCTTCCAGGCCGAGCCGTGCCGGTAGAGGTGCCAGGCGCCCTCCATCTTCAGGTGTGAATGGATGCTGGCCTCCCCCACCCGGATCAGCACGTGTTTGCCGCGACTCGCGACCTCGTGCACGGTGTCGCCGGTGAGATCGACGGTCGCATAGGCCGGCACGCGGATGTCGCAGCGGGTCAGAACGGCCCCGCGCAGCGCCGTGTCGAGGTTGTGCGCGGTCAGCCAGACGGTGTCGCCCTCAGGCACGGTCGGCCTCAGGCATGCAGCTTCAGTCCCTTCGGCGTCACGCCGAACCCGGCGGCCTGGAGCGCGCGGCCGAACGGGGTGCCGATCACGAAGGCGCCGTTGACCGTCTCGACGCCGAGTTTGGCGATCCGGCCACTCGTCACCGTGGCGGCAAGGGCACCGGCCGCGGCCGCGAAGAGTGCGTCACGGGCAGCGGCGACGTCGGCACCGATGGCGGCACCGATGGCGGCACCGGCGCTGCTGCCCGCCACCGCGGCGCTGCCGTCGGCATCGTCGACGTCTCCGGCGAGACTCCCGTCGAAGGCGAGCACGGTCTTACCGCCACGTTCGACGTAGAGCGCGAGGGCGCCGTCGACGAGCACGACGATCGAGCCGGCCTTGCGGGCGGCACGGTGAGTGGTGCCGACCGGCAGGGCCGGCCAGGGCAGCACGGCTCCGTACGGGTTGGCCGGGTCGGTCGCGGCGAGCGTGACGACGACCGGCGACCCCTGCCCTGCCGCGGCGGGACCCACTCCCCCGCCACCGCGCGCGCCGGACTCCGACTCGGTGAAGGAACGCAACCGGTCGATCGTGCCGGCGGTCGCGAACTGTGCGGCGCCGAGCCCGTCGATGAAGTAGCCGCGGCGGCAGCGACCGGATTCCTCGAAGCCGCTCAGGGTGCGGTAGACGAGCGCGAAGCCGCCGGTGACGCCCTCCCCTACGACGGCGCCGCGGGTGACGACCCCGTAGCGTTCGAGCAGCGTCTCGCCGAGGGCGTGGGCGCGGCGGGTGGGTGAATCGTCGGCGACGGGCACGATCGACCAGCGGCCGGACACCGTCGGCGGTCCGCCGCGCAGCGGCATCGCCGACCTGGCGAAGCCGCGCCCGCCGTGCAGGCGTGCCCGAGGCACCGCCCGCCGGGTGCTGTGCGCCGTGCGGCCGCCGGAAAGCAGCGCTCGCACCGGGGCGAAGGTGTCGTTGCCGACGAGGCCGGCCCAGACCAGGTCCCAGAGGGCGTCGGCGAGGAGCACGTCGTCCTGGCTACCGACCGCGTCGGCGAGCTGGCGGAAGAAGAAACCACCACCGCCGCCGAGGGTCGCGAGCACCTCGCGCTGCAGCTCCGTGGTCTCCACGGGGGCCGGCGGCGGCAGGGTGAGCGCGGCGGTCTCGGCGAGGTACAGGCTGATCCAGCCGTCGTTGCCCGCGAGGGTGCCTGCCCCCGCCCAGAGCACCTCGCCCGCGTTGGTGAGTTCGTCGAGCATCGCCGGCCGGTAGTCGCTTACCCGGGCGGGCAGCACGAGCGATTCCCAGGCGGACGCCGGGATGCGGGCCCCCTCGAGCTGTTCAATGACGGATGCGACGCCGTCGACGCCGCGGAGCCTCCCGCCGACGTGTTGCCAGGACGGAAGGAACCGGCCCATGGTGATCTGATCGACAGGCTCGACCTCGTGGCGGAGCGCCGCGAGGGACCGCCTGCGAAGGCGCCGCAGGACCTCGGCGTCGCACCATTCGCTGCCGGTGCCGTGCGGCCGGTACTCGCCCTCGATCACCCGGCGGGTACCGGCGAGACGTCGCAGCGCCCCGAGGGCGACGACCGGACCGAGACCGAAGCGGTCGGCGACATCCGCCGCGGTGAACGGGCCGTGGGTGCGCGCGTACCGGCTGACCAGGTCGCCGAGCGGGTCTGGCACGGCCTCGGTGAAGGCGGCGGGCACCCCGAGCGGCACCGGAACGCCGAGGGCGTCGCGAAGCCGGCTGGCGTCCTCGATCACGGCCCACCACTGGCGGCCGGCGAACCCGGCCCGCAGCGCCCTGCGTCCGGCGACGAGCTCGAGCAGGCCGGTTTCGGCGTCGGGGCC
This genomic window contains:
- a CDS encoding amino acid ABC transporter permease, with the translated sequence MDAVIDNLPVFLEGFRNTLGLLVISGVGALILGLIVAGLRISPIGSFRGFATVYTEIIRNTPLTLILFFCAFLLPYLQFSPGYFTLAAIGLTVYTSPFVAEAVRSGINGVHVGQAEAARSIGLGFGQSLAFVILPQALRMVVPPLINVFIALAKNTSVAGAFFVFELFGAARQVTNDRGDQVLAILLAVAVFYLLITVTLGIIAGRVEKRVAVLR
- a CDS encoding glutamate ABC transporter substrate-binding protein, coding for MRLNKGLVISAIALASVLTLSACTDSGATPSAAPVAATPTFAPGTTMAKLAEAGKITIGTKFDQPLFGLKGPNGPVGFDVEIGKLIAAKLGIAADKISWVETVSANREPFITNGQVDIVIATYTINDKREEVVSFAGPYYEAGQDLLVLAGNPNKITGPEDLTGKPVCTVSGSTSEKNIAAYTSNVIATDTYSNCLGPLRSGEVVAVTTDNVILAGLADQNSGEFEVVGKPFTKEPYGIGLKKDDTEFRGFINDTLDASFTDGTWAAAWEATAGKVLDTPTPPTINRY
- a CDS encoding amino acid ABC transporter ATP-binding protein, which translates into the protein MEPTDPTPATSNITVRRGEPLVVVTDVNKHFGELHVLKNINAVVTRGEVVVVIGPSGSGKSTLCRAINRLETIDSGVITIDGQALPEEGRGLARLRADVGMVFQAFNLFAHMTVLQNVTLGPIKVRGLSKADAETRAMALLERVGVADQAHKMPAQLSGGQQQRVAIARALAMEPKVILLDEPTSALDPEMINEVLEVMIDLANDGMTMIVVTHEMGFARRAANRVIFMAEGEIVEESTPDRFFTNPQTTRAKDFLSKILAH
- a CDS encoding RNA methyltransferase yields the protein MLDNPRSPRVRAVAKLSNRAARSETGLFLLEGPQAVAEALNFRPELVVELYATPTALERHPEIAETAVDAGVDVEFVTEQVLETMADTVTPQGFVAVCHQFPTSVKEIFAKEPKLIAILEEVRDPGNAGTIIRAADAAGADAVIFTGRSVDLYNPKVVRSSTGSIFHLPVAVGVTLDDVRERARFAGLQIFAADIKGTDLLAARNEGLLLAPTAWLFGNEARGLTDEDLALVDRSITVPIYGHAESMNLATAASVCLYESAFAQRS
- a CDS encoding glycosyltransferase family 39 protein, coding for MTGHIVPGHVTRPPVPVPRTPGATTGSSTSSGSSASGAAAPSTAGRGLIARIILGERADAAWIRPSFWALLIVTGLLYLWNLSESGWANSFYAAAVQAGSRSWTALFFGSLDSSNFITVDKPPASLWVMGLSARIFGFSSWSVLVPQALMGVAAVALVFATVRRSLVAFGPRPGAVGGLVAGAVLAFTPAAALMFRFDNPDALLTVLMTAAAYCVVRALPAASWRWLALAGVALGFAFLTKMLQGLLVLPAFGLAYLLLADTIVWRRLAHLGVAAGAIVVSAGWWVLAVAVWPASARPYIGGSTDNTVLDLVFGYNGLGRIFGATAGGGGNAGGGTTAAGGSSFGGTTGLNRLFSSEMGLEISWLLPTALLALVLGLWATRKRHRTDGARAALVIWGGWLLVTGLVFSYMSGTIHPYYTVALAPAIAGLVGTGGVVLWHGRSHWFGRLGLAAMIAAAGAWGFVLLSENAGWLPWLRWTLLAVTLLGAAGFVVGAALSRRRLTTVAVLVGMLGGLGGSAAYAIATASVAHNGSIPSVGSVSSSSGMGGGTGGGGMGGAPTGDGGGTRPDGGTAPEGAGGTPPTGGTGGPGGSGTTGTTGTDTGSGTSETGTDAAANAGDSGSAPSGAGSDSATSSDVTALLTASTARWAAAVDGSQSAATLELATGVAVMAIGGWSSDPTPTLGEFQAYVAAGDVGYYISGSQGGGGMGGGDSTATAIATWVAATYTATTVGGSTVYDLSTPAT
- the rplT gene encoding 50S ribosomal protein L20, with protein sequence MARVKRAVNAHKSRRVILERAKGYRGQRSRLVTKAKEQLTHSFTYSYRDRRARKGDFRRLWIQRINAASRQNGLTYNRLIQGLALAGIEVDRRILADLAVNEAATFAAIVESAKAALPADTSAPKVKA
- the rpmI gene encoding 50S ribosomal protein L35; the protein is MPKMKTHSGTKKRFKVTGSGKIMKQQAGLRHNLEVKSTQRKSRLNHDQVLAKADAKVIKKLLGR
- the infC gene encoding translation initiation factor IF-3, encoding MSDPRTNDRIRVPEVRLVGPAGEQIGVVAIDVALRMAQEADLDLVEVAPTSKPPVAKIMDYGKFKYEAAQKAKEARRNQANTILKEVRFRLKIDTHDYETKRKRAEGFLKAGDKVKAMILFRGREQSRPDQGVRLLQRFAEDVAEFGSVESSPTIDGRNMVMVIGPLKNKSEAKAEANAHRAADKAAKQEEKNA
- a CDS encoding DUF1844 domain-containing protein, whose product is MTSSTSQDASQETRDIADVAAVEIITTACVHLMSAAAVKCGLADDPETQIDLDEARKLINALAGLVTAAAPDIADMHARSLRDGLRSLQLAFREASAIPDPIGAGPGEKYTGPVN
- a CDS encoding DNA-formamidopyrimidine glycosylase family protein, which gives rise to MPEGDTVWLTAHNLDTALRGAVLTRCDIRVPAYATVDLTGDTVHEVASRGKHVLIRVGEASIHSHLKMEGAWHLYRHGSAWKRPAFQARAVLETADWIAVGFGLGVLEVLPIGEEGARLDYLGPDLLGADWDPAEAVRRLEGRPERPIAVALADQANLAGLGNEYVNELCFLRGVLPTLPVADVTDVAGLVDLAHRLIVANRGRTDRITTGSARRGEQSWVYGRAGRACRRCGTRIRQGTLGRSELEQRVTYWCPRCQT